In Sander vitreus isolate 19-12246 chromosome 12, sanVit1, whole genome shotgun sequence, the following proteins share a genomic window:
- the LOC144527043 gene encoding protein Niban 1-like encodes MGASSSGLLDEAKISNIKGLVDNTFQSFSVFYRQQYSAAYIGHLHQEVEPKKEGRGLLLTPGPQYAREEVLYQGSVKFSCWDEQGKKCRERYAVLKGDYKVEIHENMETFSRGCSAKLVLQPAGGSVFTTEEESRAHLEQTCAGILNGRVKEDSSSVVSSPDVPAVYLHRPYMGHTCFLFQQAEERDNFLSALKTCIRHGNLDPWCDPSYESQAYVRALRLYRQDKGCYETWEKLLGTEEEVLASQVMEEVLSWLQSQLQSRVKGKKTERIRQWLATVQATYTLVLVQLTASLEALREECRQTASANQALIRSNLDQIMSSHCFLEEKVKACLCEEAEKVCSESVAPYISSILEALTENISAGIQGMQHTLHTQMDSAFTHTIGETEETKMALSTLHSISLDQCYRQVENLAGKLEDLKQRFGLSSTQRLVHSVHLEMEKLLNSAVYTLQLFLQSSARLQPSQIPVKMERAKGRVLKQLDYDSRVVQRRLYQEALLEITLPALTRKMDNKWKSELQQFEQYIFSDYSSFILVHNIYDDVLRNILSKEIETVVQDVARKKSNSLLLDTADMAISQYSLLGQTPPSTAPGSPAVAPRDSSSTAAPPSEGKEPAPVVEDGDSPTVTAEVSPQSDPDLNADDPSSTQCCDQNTVPLSPVIVVTQQFDKSATEEASCVEETREEVQLGTDTPSTTESTTAESCNSATADSDAAVTHQGGTPDALANTDSTNPIPDSPDLSVSTLSSPQSTDVPAECAQIDQSVTPERSATPDLSTADRGAEDTTSVQHPGPSSSHPSCTGNKITLGSLSEAIGCNSAALSVTQTMAQHGLDRAIYLTGEIKDNWEMERVKEEKNKEAAEEKEIDKIHESIKDGKEAIQAGERKEEEIEEVRDEGVAQSEGEPVDEGCQSSESPAESATALTTKQRESEERVDDGEKDSELETEKSQGEEEVEEKEDQAEREAKKEKEAVLQSPQPMGSQPESATELPLDSVAIIRELVVEITEVETVISPCPGNSHTP; translated from the exons ATGGGAGCATCTTCCTCTGGCTTGTTGGATGAGGCTAAAATCAGCAACATCAAAG GACTTGTTGACAATACGTTCCAGAGCTTCAGTGTGTTTTACCGTCAGCAGTACTCTGCAGCCTACATCGGACATTTACACCAGGAGGTGGAGCCTAAGAAAGAGGGGAGGGGCCTATTGCTCACACCTGGG cctCAGTATGCTCGGGAGGAAGTGCTGTACCAAGGGAGTGTAAAGTTCTCCTGCTGGGATGAGCAGGGaaagaaatgcagagagagatACGCGGTCCTAAAAGGAGACTACAAAGTGGAGATACATGAAAACATGGAG ACTTTCAGTCGTGGATGTTCAGCGAAGTTGGTCCTCCAGCCAGCAGGGGGCAGTGTGTTCACCACAGAGGAGGAGTCCAGAGCTCACCTGGAGCAGACCTGTGCTGGAATACTCAATGGCA gagTGAAGGAGGATTCTTCTTCGGTGGTATCATCTCCAGATGTGCCTGCTGTGTATCTGCACCGGCCTTATATGGGCCACACCTGCTTCCTGTTCCAACAGGCAGAGGAACGAGATAACTTCCTGTCTGCCCTCAAGACCTGCATAAGACACGGCAACCTTG ACCCCTGGTGTGATCCATCCTATGAGAGCCAGGCGTACGTCCGAGCCCTCCGACTCTACCGACAGGACAAAGGATGCTATGAAACCTGGGAAAAGCTGCTGGGCACTGAGGAAGAA GTGCTGGCCTCCCAGGTGATGGAGGAAGTGTTGTCATGGTTACAGAGTCAGCTTCAGTCCAGAGTGAAGGGCAAGAAGACAGAAAGGATACGACAGTGGTTGGCA ACAGTGCAGGCAACCTACACTTTGGTGCTGGTACAACTCACTGCAAGCCTGGAGGCTCTGAGGGAGGAGTGTCGTCAGACAGCATCAGCCAATCAGGCACTAATCAGATCCAACCTGGACCAGATAATGTCTTCTCACTGCTTCCTGGAGGAGAAAGTCAAAG cgTGCCTATGTGAAGAAGCAGAGAAAGTGTGCAGTGAGTCTGTAGCACCCTACATCTCCTCCATCCTTGAAGCGCTTACAGAAAACATAAGTGCAGGGATACAGGGGATgcaacacacactgcacacacagatggactccgccttcacacacacaattggAGAAACGGAGGAGACAAAGATG gCCTTGTCCACTCTGCACTCCATCAGTCTGGATCAGTGCTACAGGCAGGTGGAGAACCTGGCAGGGAAACTTGAAGACTTAAAACAGCGGTTCGGATTGAGCAGCACTCAGAGACTGGTTCACTCTGTACACCTGGAGATGGAGAAG CTGTTGAACAGTGCTGTGTACACCTTACAGCTGTTCCTCCAGTCATCAGCCAGACTGCAGCCTTCTCAAATTCCTGTCAAGATGGAAAGAGCCAAAGGAAGAGTCCTGAAG cagcTGGATTATGACAGCAGAGTTGTCCAGAGGAGGCTCTACCAGGAAGCTCTCCTGGAGATCACTCTGCCTGCTCTCACCAGGAAAATGGACAACAAGTGGAAAAGT gagctgcagcagttcGAGCAGTACATTTTCTCAGACTACAGCAGTTTTATCCTGGTTCATAATATCTATGATGATGTACTGAGAAACATCCTCAGTAAGGAGATAGagacag TTGTCCAGGATGTAGCCAGGAAGAAGAGTAACAGTCTGTTATTGGACACGGCAGATATGGCCATTAGTCAGTACAGTCTGCTGGGGCAGACACCACCTAGCACTGCACCAGGCAGCCCAGCCGTTGCCCCTCGAGACTCCTCTTCAACAGCAGCACCACCCAGTGAAGGTAAAGAACCTGCTCCTGTGGTGGAGGACGGAGACAGTCCCACAGTCACAGCTGAGGTTTCCCCTCAGAGTGACCCAGATCTTAACGCTGATGACCCCAGTAGCACTCAATGCTGTGACCAGAACACAGtgcctctctctcctgtgattGTTGTGACACAACAGTTTGACAAATCTGCAACCGAGGAGGCTTCTTGCGTTGAGGAAACACGAGAAGAAGTCCAGCTTGGAACTGACACACCATCGACGACAGAGTCAACTACAGCTGAGTCTTGCAACTCAGCCACAGCTGACTCTGATGCAGCTGTTACACATCAAGGCGGTACACCCGATGCACTTGCTAACACAGATTCCACCAATCCCATCCCAGACTCTCCTGACCTTTCAGTGTCCACTCTGTCCTCACCGCAGTCCACAGATGTTCCAGCTGAATGTGCTCAAATTGATCAATCTGTAACGCCGGAAAGATCCGCTACACCTGACCTCTCAACCGCAGATAGAGGAGCCGAAGACACGACCTCCGTCCAGCATCCCGGCCCCTCATCGTCACACCCGTCTTGTACAGGAAACAAAATCACCCTTGGGTCACTAAGCGAGGCAATTGGTTGCAACTCCGCGGCACTTTCTGTAACGCAGACGATGGCACAGCACGGCCTTGACAGAGCGATCTACTTGACAGGAGAAATAAAGGACAACTGGGAGATGGAGAGGgtaaaagaggagaaaaataaaGAGGCAGCGGAGGAGAAAGAGATAGATAAGATACATGAGAGCATCAAAGACGGGAAGGAAGCGATACAGGCaggagaaaggaaagaagaggagatAGAGGAGGTGAGAGATGAAGGTGTAGCCCAATCAGAAGGTGAGCCCGTTGACGAAGGTTGTCAATCCTCTGAATCGCCAGCAGAGAGCGCCACTGCCTTAACcacaaagcagagagagagcgaagagAGGGTGGATGATGGAGAGAAAGATAGTGAGCTCGAGACTGAGAAAAGTCAAGGTGAGGAGGAAGTAGAGGAGAAAGAAGATCAAGCAGAAAGAgaagcaaagaaagaaaaagaggcgGTTCTCCAAAGCCCTCAGCCAATGGGATCGCAGCCAGAGAGTGCTACTGAGCTGCCATTGGACAGTGTGGCTATTATCAGAGAACTTGTGGTTGAGATTACTGAAGTGGAGACAGTAATCAGCCCCTGTCCCGGCAACAGCCATACACCCTGA